In one Tessaracoccus palaemonis genomic region, the following are encoded:
- a CDS encoding FHA domain-containing protein, whose translation MALPEAAWRVTYTPGNWLVLSGPTTLVVMLPAPARASGLVADLWTAILSAGSVEALLNLVHEVGLDAMPHLGAFFWEGGTLHGLTRGDVRVLDADTGDVALEGSGSITWREEDLGAERRLRIDLEPVAGDEVLHLPLVVGAVCVSSLELSTVDRVVFPVAGGEPLAPVVAAVPAPEQPVEDAPTPAFVPEPEVVDSAADLTDLDLGAPDPAAAIAGVPIPAPAVVPPAPAPVAAEAEGGTIFSTGLAATHKPPTADADGQVLAVPCANGHPNAPGTRTCRLCQAPVDSSNPRVIRRPVLAGVHTNGGDFADIVAGVVIGRAPDAAHGPAGSGLLRVQSPSSDISRNHLLVTTRDWNVHVTDLNSTNGTMVLPVGEAPFALRDGASVQVEIGTVLDLGDGVSVRIEPPRG comes from the coding sequence ATGGCGCTTCCCGAGGCTGCCTGGCGTGTCACGTACACCCCGGGAAACTGGCTCGTGCTGTCCGGCCCCACCACCCTCGTGGTGATGCTGCCCGCGCCGGCGCGCGCCTCCGGGCTCGTCGCGGACCTGTGGACCGCGATCCTCTCGGCGGGCTCCGTCGAGGCACTCCTGAACCTTGTCCATGAGGTCGGGCTCGACGCCATGCCCCACCTTGGCGCGTTCTTCTGGGAAGGCGGGACACTGCACGGCCTGACCCGCGGCGACGTCCGCGTGCTCGATGCGGACACGGGCGACGTGGCGCTCGAGGGCAGCGGGAGCATCACGTGGCGCGAGGAGGACCTCGGCGCGGAGCGACGCCTCAGGATCGACCTCGAGCCCGTCGCGGGCGACGAGGTGCTGCACCTCCCGCTCGTGGTCGGCGCCGTCTGCGTCTCCTCCCTGGAGCTGAGCACCGTGGACCGGGTCGTCTTCCCGGTCGCGGGGGGAGAGCCTCTTGCACCGGTCGTCGCCGCCGTCCCGGCCCCCGAGCAGCCCGTCGAGGACGCCCCGACACCGGCCTTCGTACCCGAGCCGGAGGTCGTCGACAGCGCCGCGGACCTCACCGACCTCGACCTGGGTGCCCCCGACCCGGCGGCCGCCATCGCCGGCGTGCCGATCCCTGCGCCCGCCGTCGTGCCCCCGGCCCCGGCCCCGGTCGCGGCGGAGGCGGAAGGCGGCACGATCTTCTCCACGGGCCTGGCGGCCACCCACAAGCCGCCGACGGCCGATGCGGACGGACAGGTCCTGGCGGTGCCCTGCGCCAACGGGCATCCCAACGCACCGGGCACCCGCACCTGCCGGCTCTGCCAGGCCCCCGTCGACTCGTCCAACCCCCGGGTCATCCGCCGCCCGGTGCTGGCCGGCGTCCACACCAACGGCGGCGACTTCGCCGACATCGTCGCCGGCGTCGTGATCGGCCGTGCGCCCGATGCTGCGCATGGTCCGGCCGGGTCGGGGCTGCTGCGCGTCCAGAGCCCCAGCAGCGACATCTCCCGCAATCACCTCCTGGTCACCACCCGCGACTGGAACGTGCACGTGACTGACCTCAACTCCACCAACGGCACCATGGTGCTTCCCGTCGGGGAGGCGCCCTTCGCGCTGCGCGACGGCGCCTCGGTGCAGGTGGAGATCGGCACCGTTCTGGACCTGGGCGACGGGGTCTCCGTCCGCATCGAGCCGCCCCGAGGCTGA
- a CDS encoding fibronectin type III domain-containing protein → MQRRAPEGGKGPRHGGGERHLPRPLRLLDRFLRRHWQGLAVSLVVVALGVGAFISPGLVQADVRLDEGTVYGIKRDSDMVGMVNAQIDQLASATTVGDTQVELLQYEDTVLLHLPQSSRLTTFNPGRNTLGSLTQLPSNAVVQLVGDQLLVYNPSNGRVWHGDVATVLDYDFQKQTADLEVGEDGVATLTTDGDVIGLDPSRSVLVRASADGESTVETPLPFELDPVVVDVELSAVGDRAVVLDRTSGRIWVESMDRAYDVSGASTAQLAAPSADALDGEDGTRALYVTQAGLIALTSDGPRSLSGQLDETPVSPVQVGDCVYAAFHSDGVTFVKKCVGEDASVTGLDDLTTDGSALSLQVNRGAVTLNDAANGTIWLLDKGVVILPVDWEAVAPVQESDELDYEDGDSDVVPDRSQENRAPIAKDDTLAARAGRSTVLTVLDNDTDPDGDVLSISAPGSIDGATLEPIRDGAGLQITLPNEASGTFTFTYTVDDGRGGTDSAEVTVRVVDADITKANSAPHKFERAQPLEVQLGSRSITKRVLLDWRDPDGDPLMLLSATMDPRFEDIVRFTADGQITYTDVGKTTGTKIIEVVVTDGRDSTTGELVVEVSEDPVAPVAFGDFATVTVDQSVTVEPLANDVGVDLTLSEVTTDCSECTLEPNYRDKTFAFSAPKAGEYYVTYTVTNGQIGTGLVRIDVRGTGTNQVPIAALDVALLPPGGSVLVDPLLNDTDADGDVLVIQTYTAPGSLEVVMDRRHLMTISARHTPDAPTSITYRVSDGSHSVLGTIVVIPTQAVGSTAPRAEDDELEVRAGASARVDVLTNDTSPIGLDLTIGELTENPLGEQAWIDGDTVRVTVPAGTPAGARTISYTAVDSEGNTGTARLALTVVSEDAQNEAPAPRQVVDRVLAGTTTRIAIPLDGIDPNGDAVRLIGLGSGPTLGRVLGVGEGYLTYQAYEESQGTDTFSYDVVDSLGERARGEVRIGIAQPSRTNTPPVGVMDEITVRPGRQVQIAALANDFDADGDTLGYTSDDPVEMDDDILAQLVGGREIVLQAPAREGTYVGRYDIVDARGELAYGDIRLVVDKDAPLLAPVTRDDSVAVSSLIDRDWVEVDVMANDYDPDGSRDQLSIEVPDYGADEDSSARLVDGAKVSIPVLDRMQQIRYVLIDGDGNRTNSLIIVPGRGDSVPVLKDPDQTLDAVAGQPLEIDVNNLVAGTRGRDVRLTTESNLSATHGRLMAAGEAKVIYVPDESYDGPASVVFEVTDKVREGDTSGEAAFVSIPVTVHPAPNRPEGSEDEDNARLNLPPTLAVDTPVLRVGPDEGESRLDLLALFRDPEGDTMFVSGPLTAGQGDADLDWRTEGDRLYASAPITAEPGSYREVSGLVVDAMDNETPFTVSIQVTASTRPTVTVATDVVEKAVAGEPITIHPLANDRSNLLGDQSLTLLGATRLSGEGALSYDAEKQTVTITPSGDWHGAFTASYTVNDATADPDRRVDGTIRVTVLDVPGQPSTPFEGVAGDGQVSVKYLSGGDGGTDITSRVATASSPGLADRTAECGVGVCTVTGLKNGVPWQISVTEINEVGPSEPSRLSAAVIPDAVPLAPSKPSVEFGDGELTVSWTHDPQYSSKQGGSAIATYIVRLLDSGGREIGSPVEVKAPTKTYTWKGLTNGTTYLFTVEAKNSNPQKALTSPPSDTSTPEHPNGKPSGNVTPEVTAIRDGIGGGFSVTFERSEVDTNGDAIDYFVVTPVTADGESTANAERVEVGAATGRVKAEIHGMGQTPTKFSITAANRSGEAKVGGTSAYTISYPPPEVTAVKVTPADAALQVKPSTNIKGDAATFEYSLDGATWAALPSGGTIGGLVNGQQYSVSVRALVEDMTSAARTADPVRPRSDRPNAPTLSTERVLRDFEEIQIDVNPMTWESTGGWDPSDYRFCSRSSDCDPTDPGRVRKFEPGEWGTLRWRYDGFDTSSISVDLTDHPIEEPDFDGDTLGFRFPYVQTGSCTVTLDGGADSFTVDISGGELYYSGTPTYTVSEGDEDVKITATTAQVTCTANGASKRFGTVWR, encoded by the coding sequence ATGCAGCGGCGTGCGCCTGAGGGGGGCAAGGGACCACGACACGGCGGGGGCGAGCGGCACCTGCCGCGGCCCCTGCGCCTTCTCGACCGGTTTCTGAGGCGCCACTGGCAGGGCCTCGCCGTCTCTCTGGTCGTCGTCGCGCTCGGCGTCGGTGCCTTCATCAGCCCCGGCCTCGTGCAGGCCGACGTCCGCCTCGACGAGGGAACGGTCTACGGCATCAAGCGGGACTCCGACATGGTCGGAATGGTCAACGCGCAGATCGACCAGCTTGCTTCCGCGACCACCGTCGGCGACACGCAGGTCGAGCTGCTCCAGTACGAGGACACCGTGCTGCTCCACCTGCCGCAGTCCTCCAGGCTGACCACCTTCAACCCGGGCCGCAACACGCTGGGCAGCCTGACTCAGCTGCCGAGCAACGCTGTCGTGCAGCTCGTCGGTGACCAGCTGCTGGTCTACAACCCGAGCAACGGCCGCGTCTGGCACGGGGACGTCGCGACCGTTCTCGACTACGACTTCCAGAAGCAGACCGCCGACCTCGAGGTCGGGGAGGACGGCGTGGCGACGCTCACGACGGACGGCGACGTCATCGGGCTCGACCCGAGCCGCTCCGTGCTCGTCAGGGCCTCCGCCGACGGCGAATCGACGGTGGAGACGCCCCTGCCCTTCGAGCTCGATCCCGTCGTGGTCGACGTAGAGCTGTCGGCGGTCGGGGACCGGGCCGTCGTGCTCGACCGGACGTCGGGACGCATCTGGGTCGAGTCAATGGACCGCGCCTACGACGTGTCAGGTGCCTCGACCGCCCAGCTGGCGGCGCCCTCGGCCGACGCTCTGGACGGCGAGGACGGCACGCGCGCCCTCTACGTCACGCAGGCCGGTCTCATCGCGCTCACCTCCGACGGGCCCCGCTCCCTGTCCGGGCAACTGGACGAGACGCCCGTCTCGCCCGTCCAGGTCGGCGACTGCGTCTACGCGGCCTTCCACTCAGACGGGGTCACCTTCGTGAAGAAGTGCGTGGGTGAGGATGCCTCCGTCACCGGGCTCGACGACCTGACCACCGACGGCAGCGCCCTGTCGCTGCAGGTCAACCGCGGCGCCGTGACCCTGAACGACGCGGCCAACGGCACCATCTGGCTGCTGGACAAGGGGGTCGTCATCCTGCCGGTCGACTGGGAGGCCGTCGCGCCCGTGCAGGAGAGCGACGAACTCGACTACGAGGACGGGGACTCGGACGTCGTGCCCGACCGTTCGCAGGAGAACCGGGCACCCATCGCGAAGGACGACACGCTCGCGGCGCGGGCCGGGCGCTCCACCGTGCTCACCGTCCTCGACAACGACACCGACCCCGACGGTGACGTGCTCAGCATCTCCGCCCCCGGCAGCATCGACGGGGCCACGCTCGAGCCCATCCGCGACGGCGCCGGGCTGCAGATCACGCTCCCCAACGAGGCGTCCGGCACCTTCACCTTCACCTACACCGTCGATGACGGGCGGGGCGGCACCGACTCGGCCGAGGTGACCGTGCGCGTCGTCGACGCCGACATCACGAAGGCCAACAGCGCGCCGCACAAGTTCGAACGGGCCCAGCCGCTCGAGGTGCAGCTCGGCAGCCGGAGCATCACCAAGCGGGTGCTGCTCGACTGGCGTGATCCGGACGGCGATCCGCTGATGCTGCTCAGCGCCACGATGGACCCCCGCTTCGAGGACATCGTGCGGTTCACCGCGGACGGCCAGATCACCTACACCGACGTCGGCAAGACCACCGGCACGAAGATCATCGAGGTCGTCGTCACCGACGGCCGGGACTCCACCACCGGCGAGCTGGTCGTCGAGGTGTCGGAGGACCCGGTCGCACCGGTGGCGTTCGGCGACTTCGCGACGGTCACCGTCGACCAGTCCGTGACTGTCGAGCCGCTCGCCAACGACGTCGGCGTGGACCTGACCCTCAGTGAGGTCACCACCGACTGCTCCGAGTGCACGCTGGAGCCCAACTACCGCGACAAGACGTTCGCGTTCTCCGCGCCGAAGGCCGGCGAGTACTACGTGACCTACACCGTCACGAACGGGCAGATCGGGACGGGGCTCGTCCGCATCGACGTGCGTGGCACCGGCACGAACCAGGTCCCGATCGCGGCCCTCGACGTCGCGCTGCTGCCGCCCGGTGGGTCCGTGCTGGTCGACCCGTTGCTGAACGACACCGACGCCGATGGCGACGTGCTCGTGATCCAGACATACACGGCGCCGGGCTCCCTCGAGGTCGTGATGGACCGGCGCCACCTCATGACCATCTCCGCCCGCCACACCCCCGACGCGCCCACCAGCATCACCTACCGCGTCTCCGACGGCAGCCATTCCGTGCTCGGCACGATCGTGGTGATCCCGACGCAGGCCGTCGGCAGCACGGCACCGAGGGCCGAGGACGACGAGCTGGAGGTCAGGGCGGGTGCGTCCGCCCGCGTCGACGTGCTCACCAACGACACCTCGCCCATCGGACTCGATCTGACCATCGGAGAGCTCACCGAGAACCCGCTCGGAGAGCAGGCATGGATCGACGGCGACACCGTCCGGGTGACCGTGCCAGCCGGCACCCCCGCGGGGGCCAGGACCATCAGCTACACCGCCGTCGACTCCGAAGGCAACACCGGGACCGCGCGGCTCGCGCTGACGGTCGTCTCCGAGGACGCCCAGAACGAGGCGCCGGCCCCCCGCCAGGTCGTCGACCGTGTCCTCGCAGGCACCACGACCCGTATCGCCATCCCGCTCGACGGCATCGACCCGAACGGTGACGCCGTGCGCCTCATCGGGCTGGGCTCCGGCCCGACGCTCGGCCGGGTCCTCGGCGTCGGCGAGGGCTACCTGACGTACCAGGCCTACGAGGAGTCGCAGGGCACCGACACGTTCTCCTACGACGTCGTCGACTCGCTCGGCGAGCGTGCCCGCGGCGAGGTGCGCATCGGCATCGCCCAGCCGAGCCGCACCAACACGCCCCCGGTCGGCGTGATGGACGAGATCACGGTGCGACCCGGCAGGCAGGTGCAGATCGCCGCGCTGGCCAACGACTTCGACGCCGACGGCGACACGCTCGGTTACACCTCCGACGACCCGGTGGAGATGGACGACGACATCTTGGCCCAGCTGGTCGGCGGCAGGGAGATCGTGCTCCAGGCACCGGCCAGGGAAGGCACCTACGTCGGCCGCTACGACATCGTCGACGCCCGCGGGGAGCTGGCGTACGGGGACATCCGCCTCGTGGTGGACAAGGACGCGCCGCTGTTGGCTCCGGTCACGCGCGACGATTCCGTCGCCGTGTCCTCCCTCATTGACCGGGACTGGGTCGAGGTCGACGTGATGGCCAACGACTACGACCCGGACGGATCACGCGACCAGCTGAGCATCGAGGTCCCCGACTACGGCGCCGACGAGGACTCCTCCGCGCGGCTCGTGGACGGCGCCAAGGTGTCGATCCCGGTTCTGGACCGCATGCAGCAGATCCGCTACGTGCTGATCGACGGTGACGGGAACCGCACGAACTCCCTGATCATCGTGCCCGGCCGGGGCGACTCCGTGCCTGTCCTCAAGGACCCCGACCAGACCCTCGACGCCGTGGCCGGCCAGCCACTCGAGATCGACGTCAACAACCTCGTCGCCGGCACGCGGGGCCGCGACGTGCGCCTGACGACCGAATCGAACCTGTCCGCCACGCATGGGCGCCTGATGGCGGCAGGCGAGGCCAAGGTCATCTACGTCCCCGACGAGAGCTACGACGGCCCGGCGTCGGTGGTGTTCGAGGTCACCGACAAGGTCCGTGAGGGCGACACGTCGGGGGAGGCGGCATTCGTGTCGATCCCCGTGACGGTGCACCCGGCACCCAACCGGCCTGAGGGGAGCGAGGACGAGGACAACGCACGGCTGAACCTGCCCCCCACCCTGGCCGTCGACACGCCGGTCCTGCGCGTGGGACCCGACGAGGGCGAGTCGCGCCTCGACCTGCTTGCGCTGTTCCGGGACCCGGAGGGCGACACGATGTTCGTGAGCGGGCCGCTCACCGCAGGCCAGGGCGACGCGGACCTCGACTGGCGCACCGAGGGCGACCGGCTCTACGCCAGCGCCCCCATCACGGCTGAGCCCGGCAGCTACCGGGAGGTCAGCGGCTTGGTGGTCGACGCGATGGACAACGAGACGCCCTTCACGGTCTCGATCCAGGTCACCGCCTCCACCAGGCCGACGGTGACCGTCGCCACCGACGTGGTCGAGAAGGCCGTGGCCGGCGAGCCGATCACGATCCACCCGCTCGCCAACGACCGCTCCAATCTTCTGGGGGACCAGTCGCTGACGCTGCTCGGCGCCACGCGCCTGAGCGGCGAGGGGGCACTGAGCTACGACGCCGAGAAGCAGACCGTCACCATCACCCCGTCCGGCGACTGGCACGGCGCCTTCACAGCCAGCTACACCGTCAACGACGCCACCGCAGACCCCGATCGTCGCGTCGACGGCACCATCCGGGTGACGGTGCTCGACGTGCCCGGCCAGCCGTCGACCCCCTTCGAGGGCGTCGCGGGTGACGGGCAGGTGTCCGTGAAGTACCTCTCCGGTGGCGACGGCGGCACCGACATCACCTCCAGAGTGGCGACTGCCTCCTCTCCCGGCCTGGCAGACCGCACGGCCGAGTGCGGGGTGGGGGTGTGCACCGTCACGGGGCTGAAGAACGGCGTGCCCTGGCAGATCTCCGTCACCGAGATCAACGAGGTCGGCCCGTCCGAGCCGTCGAGACTCTCCGCCGCCGTGATCCCCGACGCAGTGCCGCTTGCGCCGTCGAAGCCGTCGGTGGAGTTCGGCGACGGCGAGCTCACCGTCAGCTGGACCCACGACCCGCAGTACTCCTCCAAGCAGGGCGGCAGCGCCATCGCGACCTACATCGTGCGGCTCCTTGACTCGGGCGGCCGGGAGATCGGCAGCCCCGTCGAGGTCAAGGCGCCCACGAAGACCTACACCTGGAAGGGCCTCACGAACGGCACCACATACCTGTTCACCGTCGAGGCGAAGAACTCCAACCCGCAGAAGGCCCTGACCTCCCCGCCGTCGGACACGTCCACGCCCGAGCATCCCAACGGCAAGCCGAGCGGCAACGTCACCCCGGAGGTCACCGCCATCCGCGACGGCATCGGCGGCGGCTTCTCGGTCACGTTCGAGCGCAGCGAGGTCGACACCAACGGCGACGCGATCGACTACTTCGTCGTCACCCCCGTCACGGCCGACGGCGAGAGCACCGCCAACGCCGAGCGCGTCGAGGTGGGCGCCGCGACCGGCAGGGTCAAGGCCGAGATCCACGGCATGGGCCAGACCCCGACGAAGTTCTCCATCACGGCGGCCAACCGCTCCGGCGAGGCGAAGGTCGGCGGCACGTCGGCCTACACCATCTCCTACCCGCCGCCCGAGGTCACCGCGGTCAAGGTCACCCCGGCGGACGCGGCGCTGCAGGTGAAGCCGTCCACCAACATCAAGGGCGACGCCGCCACGTTCGAGTACAGCCTCGACGGCGCCACCTGGGCCGCGCTGCCCTCGGGCGGGACCATCGGCGGCCTCGTCAACGGCCAGCAGTACAGCGTCTCTGTCCGGGCGCTGGTGGAGGACATGACCTCGGCCGCGCGGACCGCCGATCCCGTCCGCCCACGCTCCGACCGGCCGAACGCGCCCACGCTCAGCACGGAGCGTGTGCTGCGCGACTTCGAGGAGATCCAGATCGACGTCAACCCGATGACCTGGGAGAGCACGGGAGGCTGGGACCCGTCCGACTACCGGTTCTGCAGCCGCAGCAGCGACTGCGACCCGACGGACCCCGGCCGCGTGCGCAAGTTCGAGCCGGGCGAGTGGGGCACCCTGCGGTGGAGGTACGACGGCTTCGACACGTCCAGCATCTCCGTCGACCTGA